In bacterium, a single genomic region encodes these proteins:
- a CDS encoding ROK family protein — protein MSTHYILGLDIGGTNIKIGLVSDSGELIDHVIATTPFKREPEDVVTAAEHACRPLLSRVNHKPEGIGIAAAGMIDLAGERYMRGPNFFTWEKVPLREMLEKAFGLPAVMGNDVDVFGIAEHRWGAAVGLQHFVCAAVGTGLGGAVFIGGKLYRGAFGGAGELGFTVITPDGPVVLDCPGVIEGYVGRRGFDDIVLRLFPTGEVPTPRRITELAAAGDERAKQVHIELATRLAEAAASWIAVLNPEALILGGGTLAGANFFFEEFERRLKARALKTHIENLKILPSKLGYFAGVQGAAALWLESRGL, from the coding sequence ATGTCCACTCACTACATTCTCGGCCTCGACATCGGAGGCACCAACATCAAGATCGGACTCGTGTCGGACTCGGGCGAGCTGATTGATCACGTCATCGCCACGACTCCCTTCAAGCGCGAGCCGGAGGACGTCGTCACGGCGGCGGAGCACGCCTGTCGTCCGCTGTTGTCGCGGGTGAATCACAAGCCCGAAGGAATCGGCATCGCCGCGGCGGGGATGATTGACCTTGCGGGCGAGCGCTACATGCGCGGGCCGAATTTCTTCACATGGGAAAAAGTTCCGCTGCGCGAGATGCTGGAAAAGGCATTCGGACTTCCCGCCGTCATGGGCAACGATGTGGACGTATTTGGAATCGCCGAGCATCGCTGGGGAGCGGCGGTCGGACTCCAACACTTCGTCTGCGCGGCGGTGGGAACGGGACTGGGCGGCGCGGTTTTCATCGGCGGCAAGCTCTATCGGGGAGCGTTCGGCGGAGCGGGGGAACTCGGATTCACGGTCATTACTCCCGACGGTCCGGTGGTGCTCGATTGTCCGGGTGTGATTGAAGGCTACGTAGGCCGCCGGGGATTCGACGACATCGTGCTGCGATTATTCCCCACCGGCGAGGTCCCGACGCCGCGCCGCATTACCGAACTTGCTGCGGCGGGGGATGAACGCGCCAAGCAGGTGCATATCGAGCTTGCCACTCGTCTCGCCGAAGCGGCCGCATCGTGGATTGCTGTTCTCAATCCCGAAGCGTTGATTCTCGGCGGCGGCACGCTGGCCGGAGCGAACTTTTTCTTCGAGGAGTTCGAACGTCGCCTTAAAGCCCGCGCGTTGAAAACCCACATCGAGAACCTGAAAATTCTCCCCAGCAAACTCGGCTACTTCGCGGGCGTGCAGGGCGCGGCCGCGCTCTGGCTGGAGAGCCGCGGACTGTAG